Proteins encoded in a region of the Orcinus orca chromosome X, mOrcOrc1.1, whole genome shotgun sequence genome:
- the MED12 gene encoding mediator of RNA polymerase II transcription subunit 12 isoform X3, whose translation MAAFGILSYEHRPLKRPRLGPPDVYPQDPKQKEDELTALNVKQGFNNQPAVSGDEHGSAKNVNFNPAKISSNFSSIIAEKLRCNTLPDTGRRKPQVNQKDNFWLVTARSQSAINTWFTDLAGTKPLTQLAKKVPIFSKKEEVFGYLAKYTVPVMRAAWLIKMTCAYYAAITETKVKKRHVIDPFMEWTQIITKYLWEQLQKMAEYYRPGPSGSGGCGSTIGPLPHDVEVAIRQWDYNEKLAMFMFQDGMLDRHEFLTWVLECFEKIRPGEDELLKLLLPLLLRYSGEFVQSAYLSRRLAYFCTRRLALQLDGMSSHSSHVMSAQSTSTLPTTPAPQPPTSSTPSTPFSDLLMCPQHRPLVFGLSCILQTILLCCPSALVWHYSLTDSRIKTGSPLDHLPIAPSNLPMPEGNSAFTQQVRAKLREIEQQIKERGQAVEVRWSFDKCQEATAGFTIGRVLHTLEVLDSHSFERSDFSNSLDSLCNRIFGLGPSKDGHEISSDDDAVVSLLCEWAVSCKRSGRHRAMVVAKLLEKRQAEIEAERCGESEAADEKGSIASGSLSAPSAPIFQDVLLQFLDTQAPMLTDPRSESERVEFFNLVLLFCELIRHDVFSHNMYTCTLISRGDLAFGAPGPRPPSPFDDPADDPERKEAEGSSSSKLEDPGLSESMDIDPSSSVLFEDMEKPDFSLFSPTMPCEGKGSPSPEKPDVEKEVKPPPKEKLEGTLGVLYDQPRHVQYATHFPIPQEESCSHECNQRLVVLFGVGKQRDDARHAIKKITKDILKVLNRKGTAETDQLAPIVPLNPGDLTFLGGEDGQKRRRNRPEAFPTAEDIFAKFQHLSHYDQHQVTAQVSRNVLEQITSFALGMSYHLPLVQHVQFIFDLMEYSLSISGLIDFAIQLLNELSVVEAELLLKSSDLVGSYTTSLCLCIVAVLRHYHACLILNQDQMAQVFEGLCGVVKHGMNRSDGSSAERCILAYLYDLYTSCSHLKSKFGELFSDFCSKVKNTIYCNVEPSESNMRWAPEFMIDTLENPAAHTFTYTGLGKSLSENPANRYSFVCNALMHVCVGHHDPDRVNDIAILCAELTGYCKSLSAEWLGVLKALCCSSNNGTCGFNDLLCNVDVSDLSFHDSLATFVAILIARQCLLLEDLIRCAAIPSLLNAACSEQDSEPGARLTCRILLHLFKTPQLNPCQSDGTVSPDKPTVGIRSSCDRHLLAASQNRIVDGAVFAVLKAVFVLGDAELKGSGFTVTGGTEELPEEEGGGGSGGRRQGGRNISVETASLDVYAKYVLRSICQQEWVGERCLKSLCEDSNDLQDPVLSSAQAQRLMQLICYPHRLLDNEDGENPQRQRIKRILQNLDQWTMRQSSLELQLMIKQTPNNEMNSLLENIAKATIEVFQQSAETGSSSGNTASNMPSSSKTKPVLSSLERSGVWLVAPLIAKLPTSVQGHVLKAAGEELEKGQHLGSSSRKERDRQKQKSMSLLSQQPFLSLVLTCLKGQDEQREGLLTSLYSQVHQIVNNWRDDQYLDDCKPKQLMHEALKLRLNLVGGMFDTVQRSTQQTTEWAVLLLEIIISGTVDMQSNNELFTTVLDMLSVLINGTLAADMSSISQGSMEENKRAYMNLVKKLRKELGERQSDSLEKVRQLLPLPKQTRDVITCEPQGSLIDTKGNKIAGFDSIFKKEGLQVSTKQKISPWDLFEGLKPSAPLSWGWFGTVRVDRRVARGEEQQRLLLYHTHLRPRPRAYYLEPLPLPPEDEEPPAPALLEPEKKAPEPPKTDKPGAAPPSTEERKKKSTKGKKRSQPAAKTEDYGMGPGRSGPYGVTVPPDLLHHTNPGSISHLSYRQGSIGLYTQNQPLPAGGPRVDPYRPVRLPMQKLPTRPPYPGVLPTTMTGVMGLEPSSYKTSVYRQQQPAVPQGQRLRQQLQAKISQGMLGQSSVHQMTPSSSYGLQTSQGYTPYVSHVGLQQHTGPAGTMVPPSYSSQPYQSTHSSTNPTLVDPTRHLQQRPSGYVHQQAPTYGHGLTSTQRFSHQTLQQTPMIGTMTPLGAQGVQAGVRSASILPEQQQQQQQQQQQQQQQQQQQQQQQQQQQQQYHIRQQQQQQILRQQQQQQQQQQQQQQQQQQQQQQQQQQQQQQQQQAHQQQQQQAAPPQPQPQSQPQFQRQGLQQTQQQQQTAALVRQLQQQLSNTQPQPSTNIFGRY comes from the exons ATGGCGGCCTTCGGGATCTTGAGCTACGAACACCGGCCCCTGAAGCGGCCGCGGCTGGGGCCTCCCGATGTGTACCCTCAAGATCCCAAACAGAAGGAG GATGAACTAACGGCCTTGAATGTAAAACAAGGTTTCAATAACCAGCCAGCTGTCTCTGGGGATGAACATGGCAGTGCCAAGAACGTCAACTTCAATCCTGCCAAG ATCAGTTCCAACTTCAGCAGCATTATTGCTGAGAAGTTACGTTGTAACACCCTCCCTGACACCGGTAGAAGGAAGCCCCAAGTGAACCAGAAGGACAACTTCTGGCTGGTGACTGCACGATCCCAGAGTGCCATTAACACCTGGTTCACCGATCTGGCTGGCACCAAGCCACTCACACAACTAGCCAAAAAG GTCCCCATTTTCAGTAAGAAGGAAGAAGTGTTTGGGTACTTGGCCAAGTACACAGTGCCTGTGATGCGGGCTGCCTGGCTCATTAAGATGACCTGTGCCTACTATGCAGCGATCACAGAGACCAAGGTTAAGAAGAGACATGTCATTGACCCTTTCATGG AATGGACTCAGATCATCACCAAGTACTTATGGGAGCAGCTGCAAAAGATGGCTGAATACTACCGGCCAGGGCCTTCCGGAAGTGGGGGCTGTGGTTCTACTATAGGGCCCTTGCCCCATGATGTAGAGGTGGCAATCCGGCAGTGGGACTACAATGAGAAGCTAGCCATGTTCATGTTTCAG GACGGAATGCTGGACAGACATGAGTTCCTGACCTGGGTACTTGAGTGTTTTGAGAAAATCCGCCCTGGAGAGGATGAATTGCTTAAActgctgctgcccctgctgcTTCGA TACTCTGGGGAATTCGTTCAGTCTGCATACCTCTCCCGCCGCCTTGCCTACTTCTGTACGCGGAGACTGGCCCTGCAGCTGGATGGCATGAGCAGTCACTCATCTCATGTGATGTCTGCTCAGTCAACAAGCACACTGCCCACGACCCCTGCTCCTCAGCCCCCAACTAGCAGCACACCCTCTACACCCTTTAGTGACCTGCTTATGTGCCCTCAGCACCGGCCCCTAGTTTTTGGCCTCAGCTGTATCCTTCAG ACCATCCTCCTGTGTTGTCCTAGTGCCCTGGTTTGGCACTACTCACTGACTGATAGCCGAATCAAGACTGGCTCACCACTTGACCACCTGCCTATTGCCCCCTCCAACCTGCCCATGCCAGAGGGCAACAGTGCCTTCACTCAGCAG GTCCGTGCAAAGTTGCGGGAGATTGAGCAGCAGATCAAGGAGCGAGGACAGGCCGTTGAGGTTCGCTGGTCTTTTGATAAGTGCCAAGAAGCTACTGCAG GCTTCACCATTGGACGGGTGCTCCATACTTTGGAAGTGCTGGACAGCCATAGTTTTGAGCGCTCTGACTTCAGCAACTCTCTTGATTCCCTCTGTAATCGAATCTTTGGATTGGGGCCTAGCAAGGATGGGCACGAG ATCTCCTCAGATGATGATGCTGTGGTATCATTACTGTGTGAATGGGCTGTCAGCTGCAAGCGCTCTGGTCGTCATCGTGCGATGGTGGTAGCCAAGCTGCTGGAGAAGAGACAGGCAGAGATTGAGGCTGAG CGTTGTGGAGAATCGGAAGCCGCAGATGAGAAGGGTTCCATAGCCTCTGGCTCCCTTTCTGCTCCTAGTGCTCCCATTTTCCAGGATGTCCTCCTGCAGTTTCTGGATACACAGGCTCCCATGCTGA CGGACCCCCGAAGTGAGAGTGAGCGAGTGGAGTTCTTTAACTTGGTACTGCTTTTCTGTGAACTGATTCGACATGATGTTTTCTCCCACAACATGTACACTTGCACCCTCATCTCCCGAGGGGACCTTGCCTTCGGAGCCCCTGGTCCCCGGCCTCCCTCTCCCTTTGATGACCCTGCCGATGACCCTGAGCGCAAAGAGGCtgagggcagcagcagcagcaagctGGAG GATCCAGGCCTCTCGGAGTCTATGGACATCGACCCTAGCTCCAGTGTGCTCTTTGAGGACATGGAGAAGCCTGATTTCTCA TTGTTCTCCCCCACTATGCCCTGTGAGGGGAAGGGCAGTCCATCCCCTGAGAAACCAGATGTTGAGAAGGAGGTGAAGCCCCCACCCAAGGAGAAGCTAGAAGGGACCCTTGGGGTTCTTTATGACCAGCCGCGGCATGTGCAGTATGCCACGCACTTTCCCATCCCCCAG GAGGAGTCATGCAGCCATGAGTGCAACCAGCGGTTGGTCGTACTGTTTGGGGTGGGAAAGCAGCGAGATGATGCCCGCCATGCCATCAAGAAAATTACCAAGGATATCCTGAAGGTTCTGAACCGCAAAGGGACAGCGGAAACTG ACCAGCTTGCTCCTATTGTGCCTCTGAATCCTGGAGACCTGACATTCTTAG GTGGGGAGGATGGGCAGAAGCGGCGGCGCAACCGGCCTGAAGCCTTCCCCACTGCCGAGGATATCTTTGCTAAGTTCCAGCACCTTTCACATTATGACCAACACCAGGTCACAGCTCAG GTCTCCCGGAATGTTCTGGAGCAGATCACGAGCTTTGCCCTTGGCATGTCGTACCACTTACCTCTGGTGCAGCATGTGCAGTTCATCTTCGACCTCATGGAATATTCACTCAGCATCAGTGGCCTCATCGACTTTGCCATTCAG CTACTGAATGAACTGAGTGTAGTTGAGGCCGAGTTGCTTCTCAAATCCTCGGATCTGGTGGGCAGCTACACCACCAGCCTGTGCCTGTGCATCGTGGCTGTCCTGCGGCACTATCACGCCTGCCTCATCCTcaaccaggaccagatggcacaGGTCTTTGAGGG GCTGTGTGGCGTAGTCAAGCATGGGATGAACCGGTCCGATGGCTCCTCCGCAGAACGCTGTATCCTTGCTTATCTCTATGATCTGTACACCTCCTGTAGCCATTTAAAGAGCAAATTTGGGGAGCTCTTCAG cGACTTCTGCTCCAAGGTGAAGAACACCATCTACTGCAACGTGGAGCCGTCAGAATCCAACATGCGCTGGGCACCTGAGTTCATGATTGACACTCTGGAGAACCCTGCCGCTCACACCTTCACCTACACAGGGCTAGGCAAGAGTCTTAGTGAGAACCCTGCTAACCGCTACAGCTTTGTCTGCAATGCCCTTATGCACGTCTGTGTGGGGCACCATGATCCCGATAG GGTGAATGACATCGCAATCCTGTGTGCAGAGCTGACCGGCTATTGCAAGTCACTGAGTGCAGAGTGGCTGGGAGTGCTTAAGGCCTTGTGCTGCTCCTCTAACAATGGCACTTGTGGTTTCAACGACCTCCTCTGCAATGTAGAT GTCAGTGACCTGTCTTTTCACGACTCCCTGGCCACTTTTGTTGCCATCCTCATCGCTCGGCAGTGTTTGCTCCTGGAGGATCTGATTCGCTGTGCAGCCATCCCTTCGCTTCTTAATGCTG CTTGCAGTGAACAGGACTCTGAGCCGGGGGCCCGGCTTACCTGCCGCATCCTCCTCCACCTTTTCAAGACACCTCAACTCAATCCTTGCCAGTCGGACGGAA CTGTCTCCCCAGACAAGCCTACAGTAGGAATCCGCTCCTCCTGTGACCGCCACCTGCTGGCTGCCTCCCAGAACCGCATTGTGGATGGAGCTGTGTTTGCTGTTCTCAAGGCTGTGTTTGTACTTG GGGATGCGGAACTGAAGGGTTCAGGCTTCACTGTGACAGGAGGAACAGAAGAACttccagaggaggagggaggaggtggcagtGGCGGTCGGAGGCAGGGTGGCCGCAACATCTCTGTGGAGACAGCCAGTCTGGATGTCTATGCCAAGTACGTGCTGCGCAGCATCTGCCAGCAG GAATGGGTAGGAGAACGCTGCCTTAAATCGCTGTGTGAGGACAGCAATGACTTGCAAGACCCAGTGTTGAGTAGCGCCCAGGCCCAGCGCCTCATGCAGCTCATCTGCTACCCACATCGGCTGCTGGACAATGAGGATGGGGAAAACCCCCAGCGGCAACGCATTAAGCGTATTCTCCAG AACTTGGACCAGTGGACCATGCGCCAGTCTTCCTTGGAGCTGCAGCTCATGATCAAGCAGACCCCTAACAAT GAGATGAACTCCCTCTTAGAGAACATCGCCAAGGCCACAATCGAGGTTTTCCAACAGTCTGCAGAGACAGGGTCATCTTCTGGAAACACTGCAAGCAACATGCCCAGCAGCAGCAAGACCAAGCCCGTGCTCAG CTCCCTAGAGCGCTCTGGTGTATGGCTGGTGGCTCCTCTCATTGCCAAACTGCCCACCTCAGTCCAGGGGCATGTGTTAAAGGCTGCTGGGGAAGAATTGGAGAAGGGCCAGCACCTGGGTTCCTCTTCGCGCAAAGAACGCGATCGACAAAAGCAAAAGAG CATGTCCCTGTTGAGCCAGCAGCCCTTCTTATCCCTGGTGCTGACGTGTCTGAAGGGTCAGGACGAGCAGCGCGAGGGACTCCTTACCTCCCTCTACAGCCAGGTCCACCAG ATTGTGAATAATTGGAGAGATGACCAGTACTTAGACGATTGCAAGCCAAAGCAGCTAATGCATGAGGCGCTCAAACTGCGGCTCAACCTG GTGGGGGGCATGTTTGACACGGTGCAGCGCAGCACCCAGCAGACCACGGAGTGGGCTGTGCTCCTCCTGGAGATCATCATCAGCGGCACTGTCGACATGCAGTCCAACAA TGAGCTCTTCACCACCGTCTTGGACATGCTGAGCGTGCTCATCAATGGGACCCTAGCTGCGGACATGTCCAGCATCTCCCAGGGCAGCATGGAGGAAAACAAACGTGCCTACATGAACCTGGTGAAGAAGCTGCGG AAGGAGTTGGGGGAGCGCCAGTCAGACAGTCTGGAAAAAGTTCGCCAGCTGCTGCCGCTGCCCAAGCAGACCCGAGATGTCATCACATGTGAGCCGCAGGGCTCCCTTATCGACACCAAAGGCAACAAGATCGCCGGCTTCGACTCCATCTTCAAGAAGGAG GGTCTACAGGTTTCCACCAAACAAAAGATCTCCCCCTGGGATCTTTTTGAAGGCTTGAAGCCATCAGCACCACTGTCTTGGGGCTGGTTTGGAACAGTCCGGGTGGACCGGCGCGTGGCCCGCGGAGAGGAGCAGCAGCGGCTGCTGCTGTACCACACGCACCTGAGGCCCCGGCCCCGCGCCTATTACCTGGAGCCACTGCCGCTGCCGCCGGAAGATGAggagcccccagcccccgccctgcTGGAGCCTGAGAAAAAGGCTCCAGAGCCCCCCAAAACTGACAAACCTGGGGCCGCTCCCCCCAGCACTGAGGAACGCAAGAAGAAGTCCACCAAGGGCAAGAAACGCAGCCAGCCGGCCGCCAAGACAGAG GACTATGGAATGGGCCCAGGCCGGAGTGGCCCCTATGGAGTGACAGTGCCTCCGGACCTCCTGCACCACACCAACCCTGGCTCCATATCCCACCTTAGCTACAGGCAGGGCTCCATAGGCCTCTACACCCAGAACCAGCCACTGCCGGCAG GTGGCCCCCGTGTGGACCCATACCGCCCTGTGCGGTTACCGATGCAGAAGCTGCCGACCCGACCACCTTACCCTGGAGTGCTGCCCACCACCATGACTGGCGTCATGGGACTGGAACCCTCCTCCTACAAGACGTCTGTGTACCGACAGCAGCAGCCTGCGGTGCCCCAGGGACAGCGCCTTCGCCAACAGCTCCAGGCAAAGATA AGTCAGGGGATGTTGGGACAGTCATCTGTCCATCAGATGACTCCCAGCTCTTCCTACGGTTTGCAGACCTCCCAG ggCTATACTCCTTACGTTTCTCATGTGGGATTGCAGCAACACACAGGCCCCGCAGGTACCATGGTGCCCCCCAGCTACTCCAGCCAGCCTTATCAGAGCACCCACTCTTCTACCAATCCTACTCTTGTAGATCCTACCCGCCATCTGCAGCAGCGGCCCAGTGGCTATGTGCACCAGCAGGCCCCAACCTACGGACACGGGCTGACCTCTACTCAAAG GTTTTCCCACCAGACACTGCAGCAGACACCCATGATAGGCACTATGACCCCACTGGGCGCCCAGGGTGTCCAGGCTGGCGTCCGGTCGGCTTCCATCCTGcctgagcagcagcagcagcagcagcagcaacagcagcagcagcagcagcagcagcagcaacagcagcagcagcagcagcagcagcagcaacagtacCACAtccggcagcagcagcagcagcagatccTGCGG cagcagcagcagcagcagcagcagcagcagcagcaacagcagcagcagcagcagcagcagcagcaacagcagcagcagcagcagcagcagcagcagcaggcacaccagcagcagcagcagcaggcagctcctccccagccccagccccagtcccAGCCCCAG TTCCAGCGCCAGGGGCTTCAGCAGACCCAGCAACAACAGCAGACAGCAGCTTTGGTCCGGCAGCTCCAACAACAGCTCTCCA ATACCCAGCCACAGCCCAGTACCAACATATTTGGACGCTACTGA